TATAAACGTTCCATTTTGACATCGGGAGTCAGCAGAAGCAGCAGACCGATCAAAAAAATTGCAAACAAAGGGAAAAAAAGCTGAGCTGCCCGTCCCAATGTTTCCAGACCCAGTCGTACACCATATACCAGCAGGAAAATGGCCATAAAACGGATAACCCCACCGGGTGTCTTCTCGTAAATCTGTGTACACATGAAATCTTCAATTTCTCTTATGTAAGTGGAAGCGGCAATCAGGAAGAACACTAAATAGAACAAGGCTACAGCAGTTCCGGCCCATTTTCCTAGAATTTGTAGGCTAAGCTCGATAATATTCTTGTTTGGTTCAATGTCTGCTAAGCAGAGCAACAGTTTTATGGTCGCTAGGCCCAAGGGAATACTAATCAAAGCAGCAATCCATGCATCTTGTTTCGCTCCTGATATCATTAACGCTGGATACACAAGCGCCATATCCCCAATAAATGTGAATAGCCCGAGTATAATCATTTGATTGGTACTAATTCGATCTTTCTCCAAATGCATATACCCCCTCAAATTTATTGGACTAGTTTTAGTATGGTTGTAGTTACCAGAATTATGCCATTCCGAATTTTAATCAGAAAGGAATAATTATCAAAATTAACATCAAACTATACTCATTAATCTAAGTGAAGTGGAGGCTACATCGTGAAAAGTTCGGAGACGGGTACACTATCAAACCGATTGAAAACCAATATTGATCAGTTGAACGGATTGCTGGGCGGAAGTTCTGATGTAGTGATAAAAGAGTTGCAGATAGAAGAAAATACTAATATTTCTTTGATTTACATAGATGGTCTTGTGGATACTCAGGTACTGCATAATTCAATTTTGTATTCTTTGCAGGAACATATTCCTTATGAACAGCTGGGAAAGCTTGAGCCCGAGCAGAAGATTGAGATTATTAAGAAACAGATATTAATAGCCGGTGATCTAACCGTTATCGTTGATTACAGCCAATTCGTACACGAATTGCTGTCCGGTAGTGTAATGCTGCTGCTCGATGGGACATCCACCGCTCTCCGGATCGGCTTACCAGGCTGGGAAGATCGCAATGTAGGGGAGCCCAGTTCCCAATCGGTTGTTCGAGGTCCAATGGAAGGATTCACTGAGAATTTACGGACGAATACGGCACTGGTTCGGCGGAAAATAAAAGATAGCCATTTATGGCTGGAAACCGTTCAGATCGGAAGGGTAACTCAAACCAGCGTATCCATTATGTATCTAAGCAACATCGCGAATAAGGAGTTGGTGCAAGAAGTAAAACGCCGTCTGAATAAAATTGATACGGACAGTATTCTCGAGAGTGGATATATTGAAGAATTTATTCAAGAGACGGTATTTACACCATTTCCTACCGTATACAACAGTGATCGTCCAGATACGATTGCAGCAGGTATTTTGGAAGGAAAAGTGGCCATTATTGTTGATGGAACTCCTTTTGTACTTTTGGTACCCACATTTTTTGTAGCATTTTTTCAGTCTGCTGAGGATTATTACCAAAGGGCCGATATTGGAACATTGCTGAGATTAGTTCGTTTTATTTCGTTTTTTATCACTTTGCTTGCACCTTCATTGTATGTTGCGATTACTACGTATCATCAGGAGATGATACCGACCAATCTTGTAATTAGTTTAGCTGCCCAGCGGGAAAGTGTCCCTTTTCCTGCTTTTGTCGAGGCGCTGATCATGGAAATGACTTATGAGATTTTGCGGGAGGCCGGGGTGCGGATACCTAAAAATATTGGACAGGCAATTTCCATTGTCGGAACGTTGGTGATTGGACAAGCAGCGGTTGCAGCGGGTTTTATTTCATCTGCAATGGTCATTATTGTATCGCTTACAGCCATTTCTAGCTTTGTTATTCCGGAGACAGGAATGTCAATAGCTGCGCGGATGATCCGTTTTGTGCTTATAGCTTTGGCCGGATTTATCGGATTATATGGAATTCTATTCGGTATTTTTATCATCGTACTGCATTTGTCGAGTTTGCGTTCTTTCGGAATGCCTTATATGAGTCCGCTCGGTCCTTATAATTCAAAAGACTTAAAAGACTCTATCTTTCGCTTTCCGTGGCCTTTTTTAAAGACAAGACCTGCTGAGAACAAGACGCAGAACCTATTTCGTCAAAGCACATCCAGTGATGAGGAATCGACACAATGAATAAAAAATTAGTTAGAGGCGCTCTCCGATTGATGATAGCTCTCCAATTTACTTTAGTGCTAAGTGGCTGTTGGGAAAGAAAGGAGCTAAATGAGGTAGCCTTTGTTCTGGGGATAGGGATCGACAAGGCTGAAACTGGTTATACAGTTTCGATGCAAGTCGTTATTCCATCTGCGATTTCCTCACAATCGAATGGAGGAGGGGGAGGCACTGGAGTCCCAGTGGTTGTTTATAAATTTACGGTACCTACGTTTTATGATGCACAACGTATGTTGAATTTGGATAGTTCCAGGACGAGTTATCTTGGTCATATCCGGGTGTTAGTGATTGGAGAGGAACTTGCACGCTCCGGAGTGGGCGAGATACTCGACGTATTTAAAAGAAGTCGGGAAGCTCGAATGGATTTCTACGTCATGGTTGCCAGAGATACAACCGCCAGCGATGTCTTGAATGTCCTTACACCTATGGATAAATTACCAGCGAACAAATTATTTAGTTCCCTAGATAATTCTTATAAAGATTCAGCAAAAACAGTCGCTGTCACGCTGGATGATTTTATTGAAAATTTATTGGCTGAAGGTGAACATCCTGTACTGACCGGAGTGGAAGTTATGGGAGATCCCAAAGAGGGGGGAGATAAAAGCAATGTAGAGCGAACAATGCCTAAGGCGAGATTGGAATACCATACTGTAGCTGTGTTCAGAAAAGACAAACTGATCGGTTGGCTAAACGAGGGTGAAACGATTGGTTACAATTATATCAATGATAAGGTAACCTCACATTCTGGCGCGATAGCAGGGGAAGACGGAAAGCCTATTGTTATCGAAGCGATCCAGGCTTCAACCAAACGCAAAGTGAAAATTATTGATGGGGAGCCGCATATTTACCTTGACGTTAAGACGCTTTGCAACATTGAAGAAGTGCAAAGTACAGAAAATTTGGAATCGGAAAGCACCATAAAACGTTTGGAAAAGGAAACAGAGGAACGGATTATAGAGCGGATGCAAAACACTGTGGAGCAAGTAACTAATCGCTTCAATGTTGATATTATGGGATTTGGACAATCGATCTACCATGCCAGTCCTAAAGCCTGGACAAAGCTACAGCAAAAAAAAGGCGACGATTACCTTAAATCATTGCCCATCCATTATAGTGCCTCAGTAGTTATTAACCGCGTAGGTCTCACAGATAATTCTTTTCTTGAAAAAATCAAGGAGTGAGTCGAATGGTGTTATTGTTTTTTTTGGTGCTTGCTGTAGGTTGTATGGCACTTGATTTGCCTAAATTAGTGCGAAAGCGCCGAGTACGTGATCTTAGCGTATATTTTATATTTTGGATTTTGGGACTTGGCGCGACCGTATGTGCGTTGTTAAAATTGAACATTCCGAGTCCTCTGTTTCTGATTATTCTTATCTATAAGCCAATAAATAATTTATTTGGAGTGT
This genomic stretch from Paenibacillus sp. FSL H7-0737 harbors:
- a CDS encoding Ger(x)C family spore germination protein — protein: MNKKLVRGALRLMIALQFTLVLSGCWERKELNEVAFVLGIGIDKAETGYTVSMQVVIPSAISSQSNGGGGGTGVPVVVYKFTVPTFYDAQRMLNLDSSRTSYLGHIRVLVIGEELARSGVGEILDVFKRSREARMDFYVMVARDTTASDVLNVLTPMDKLPANKLFSSLDNSYKDSAKTVAVTLDDFIENLLAEGEHPVLTGVEVMGDPKEGGDKSNVERTMPKARLEYHTVAVFRKDKLIGWLNEGETIGYNYINDKVTSHSGAIAGEDGKPIVIEAIQASTKRKVKIIDGEPHIYLDVKTLCNIEEVQSTENLESESTIKRLEKETEERIIERMQNTVEQVTNRFNVDIMGFGQSIYHASPKAWTKLQQKKGDDYLKSLPIHYSASVVINRVGLTDNSFLEKIKE
- a CDS encoding spore germination protein, coding for MKSSETGTLSNRLKTNIDQLNGLLGGSSDVVIKELQIEENTNISLIYIDGLVDTQVLHNSILYSLQEHIPYEQLGKLEPEQKIEIIKKQILIAGDLTVIVDYSQFVHELLSGSVMLLLDGTSTALRIGLPGWEDRNVGEPSSQSVVRGPMEGFTENLRTNTALVRRKIKDSHLWLETVQIGRVTQTSVSIMYLSNIANKELVQEVKRRLNKIDTDSILESGYIEEFIQETVFTPFPTVYNSDRPDTIAAGILEGKVAIIVDGTPFVLLVPTFFVAFFQSAEDYYQRADIGTLLRLVRFISFFITLLAPSLYVAITTYHQEMIPTNLVISLAAQRESVPFPAFVEALIMEMTYEILREAGVRIPKNIGQAISIVGTLVIGQAAVAAGFISSAMVIIVSLTAISSFVIPETGMSIAARMIRFVLIALAGFIGLYGILFGIFIIVLHLSSLRSFGMPYMSPLGPYNSKDLKDSIFRFPWPFLKTRPAENKTQNLFRQSTSSDEESTQ